One Streptomyces sp. L2 genomic window carries:
- the def gene encoding peptide deformylase, which produces MAQQDTDQQHVGVLPVDDEGYVVDTEDCEEREAGWRERGTSRPITVVGNPVLHTECGDVTEFGEELQQLVADMFASQRTAEGVGLAANQIGVGLKVFVYDCQDDNGARHVGVVCNPRLVDLPAERRSLDDSNEGCLSVPTAYAPLARPDYAEVTGQDEKGNPVKVRGTGYFARCLQHETDHLYGYLYIDRLSKRDRKDALRQMAENEPRYPVVAND; this is translated from the coding sequence ATGGCGCAGCAGGACACCGATCAGCAGCACGTGGGCGTGCTCCCCGTGGATGACGAGGGGTACGTCGTCGACACGGAGGACTGCGAGGAGCGCGAGGCCGGCTGGCGGGAGCGTGGCACCTCGCGGCCGATCACGGTCGTCGGCAACCCGGTGCTGCACACGGAGTGCGGGGACGTCACCGAGTTCGGCGAGGAGCTTCAGCAGCTGGTCGCCGACATGTTCGCCAGCCAGCGCACCGCCGAGGGCGTGGGTCTGGCCGCCAACCAGATCGGCGTCGGTCTGAAGGTCTTCGTCTACGACTGCCAGGACGACAACGGCGCCCGGCACGTCGGCGTGGTCTGCAACCCCAGGCTGGTCGACCTGCCGGCCGAGCGGCGCAGCCTCGACGACAGCAACGAGGGCTGCCTGTCCGTCCCGACGGCGTACGCCCCGCTCGCGCGTCCCGACTACGCCGAGGTGACCGGCCAGGATGAGAAGGGCAACCCGGTCAAGGTGCGCGGCACCGGGTACTTCGCGCGCTGTTTGCAGCACGAGACCGACCACCTCTACGGCTACCTGTACATCGACCGGCTGTCCAAGCGCGACCGCAAGGACGCGCTGCGGCAGATGGCCGAGAACGAGCCACGCTACCCCGTGGTCGCCAACGACTAG
- a CDS encoding cytochrome P450, producing the protein MTVESVKPVTEETCAPREAPLAGGAVPVLGHGLKLVRDPLAFMSGLREHGDVVRLKLGPKTVYAVTTPELTGALALSTDYKIDGPLWESLEGLLGKEGVATANGPRHRRQRRTIQPAFRQDAIPAYGPVMEEEAHALTERWRPGETIDCTSESFRVAVRIAARCLLRGEYMDERAERLSVDLATVFRGMYRRMVIPLGPLYRLPFPANREFNRALADLHLLVDEIVAERRASGQKPDDLLTALLAAKDDNGEPIGEQEIHDQVVAILTPGSETVASTIMWLLEVLAAHPEHAEKVRAEVESVTGGQPVGFEHVRRLTHTNNVVVEAMRLRPAVWILTRRAVTDTALGGYRIPAGADIVYSPYAVQRDPRSYARHLDFDPDRWLPERAGEVPKYAMSPFSVGNRKCPSDHFSMTQLSLITAAVSAKYRFEQVGGSNDSTRVGITLRPHKLLLTARPW; encoded by the coding sequence ATGACCGTCGAGTCTGTGAAGCCCGTGACCGAGGAGACGTGCGCACCGCGGGAGGCGCCCCTCGCGGGCGGCGCGGTGCCGGTCCTCGGACACGGCCTGAAACTGGTCCGCGACCCGCTCGCCTTCATGTCCGGGCTGCGGGAGCACGGGGACGTCGTGCGCCTGAAACTCGGCCCCAAGACGGTGTACGCGGTCACCACGCCGGAGCTGACCGGCGCGCTCGCGCTCAGCACCGATTACAAGATCGACGGACCGCTGTGGGAGTCGCTGGAGGGCCTGCTCGGCAAGGAGGGCGTGGCCACCGCCAACGGGCCGCGCCACCGGCGCCAGCGGCGCACCATCCAGCCGGCGTTCCGGCAGGACGCGATCCCCGCGTACGGGCCGGTCATGGAGGAGGAGGCGCACGCGCTGACCGAGCGCTGGCGGCCGGGGGAGACCATCGACTGCACCTCCGAGTCGTTCCGGGTCGCCGTGCGGATCGCGGCCCGCTGCCTGCTGCGCGGCGAGTACATGGACGAGCGGGCCGAGCGGCTGAGCGTCGACCTCGCGACCGTCTTCCGCGGGATGTACCGCCGGATGGTGATCCCGCTCGGGCCGCTGTACCGGCTGCCGTTCCCGGCCAACCGCGAATTCAACCGGGCACTGGCCGATTTGCATCTGCTGGTCGACGAGATCGTCGCCGAGCGCAGGGCATCTGGTCAAAAGCCGGACGATTTGCTGACGGCATTGCTGGCGGCGAAGGACGACAATGGCGAGCCCATCGGGGAACAGGAGATCCACGACCAGGTGGTCGCGATACTCACCCCGGGAAGCGAAACAGTCGCCTCCACGATCATGTGGCTGCTGGAGGTGCTCGCGGCACATCCTGAACACGCCGAGAAGGTGCGCGCCGAGGTCGAATCCGTGACCGGCGGCCAACCCGTCGGATTCGAGCACGTGCGCCGGCTCACGCACACCAACAATGTCGTCGTCGAGGCGATGCGGTTGCGTCCCGCCGTATGGATTCTCACGCGGCGGGCGGTGACCGACACCGCGCTCGGTGGCTATCGCATTCCGGCCGGGGCGGACATCGTCTACAGCCCGTACGCCGTCCAGCGCGACCCCCGCTCGTACGCCCGCCACCTCGACTTCGACCCGGACCGCTGGCTGCCCGAGCGGGCGGGGGAGGTGCCGAAGTACGCGATGAGCCCGTTCAGCGTGGGCAACCGCAAGTGCCCCAGCGACCACTTCTCGATGACCCAGCTGAGCCTGATCACCGCGGCGGTCTCGGCGAAGTACCGGTTCGAGCAGGTCGGCGGATCGAACGACAGCACCCGGGTGGGCATCACGCTGCGGCCGCACAAGCTGCTGCTGACGGCGCGGCCCTGGTAG
- the cyc1 gene encoding epi-isozizaene synthase produces the protein MHAFPHGTTSTPTTAVVPPSLALPVIESAFPRQLHPYWPKLQEKTRLWLLEKRLMPADKVEEYADGLCYTDLMAGYYLGAPDDVLQAIADYSAWFFVWDDRHDRDIVHGRAADWRRLRYRLHTALDAPRHHLRHPDPLVAGFADGVLRLYGFLPHTWGRRFARHFHAVIEAYDREFRNRVEGYIPGVEEYLALRRLTFAHWIWTDLLEPSAGCELPDAVRKHPAYRRPALLSQEFAAWYNDLCSLPKEIAGDEVHNLGISLVTHEGMTLEEAVDAVRRRVEECISEFLDAEQDALLFADRLADGTVYGKELSAAVRACVGNMRNWFSSVYWFHHESGRYMVDSWDDRSTPPYVNNEAAGEK, from the coding sequence GTGCATGCTTTCCCACACGGCACCACATCGACGCCTACGACGGCGGTAGTCCCACCCTCGCTGGCACTCCCGGTGATCGAGTCCGCCTTTCCTCGGCAACTGCACCCGTATTGGCCCAAGTTGCAGGAGAAGACCCGGCTGTGGCTGCTCGAAAAGCGGCTCATGCCGGCGGACAAGGTGGAGGAATATGCCGACGGTCTGTGCTACACGGACCTCATGGCGGGGTACTACCTGGGCGCCCCCGACGACGTCCTGCAGGCCATCGCCGACTACAGCGCCTGGTTCTTCGTCTGGGACGACCGGCACGACCGCGACATCGTGCACGGCCGGGCGGCGGACTGGCGGCGGCTCAGGTACCGGCTGCACACCGCGCTCGACGCCCCCCGGCACCACCTGCGCCACCCGGACCCGCTGGTCGCCGGGTTCGCGGACGGCGTGCTGCGGCTGTACGGCTTCCTGCCGCACACCTGGGGCCGCCGCTTCGCCCGGCACTTCCACGCGGTGATCGAGGCGTACGACCGCGAGTTCCGCAACCGCGTCGAGGGCTACATACCCGGAGTCGAGGAATACCTCGCCCTGCGGCGCCTGACCTTCGCGCACTGGATATGGACGGACCTGCTGGAGCCGAGCGCCGGGTGCGAACTCCCGGACGCCGTGCGGAAACACCCGGCATATCGCCGTCCGGCGTTGCTCAGCCAGGAATTCGCCGCCTGGTACAACGACCTCTGCTCGCTGCCGAAGGAAATAGCGGGCGACGAGGTGCACAATCTCGGAATCAGCCTCGTCACCCATGAGGGAATGACCCTGGAAGAAGCCGTGGACGCGGTACGGCGCCGGGTCGAGGAATGCATCAGCGAATTCCTGGACGCGGAACAGGACGCGTTACTCTTCGCCGACCGTCTCGCCGACGGCACGGTGTACGGAAAGGAACTGAGCGCCGCCGTGCGCGCCTGCGTCGGCAATATGCGGAACTGGTTCAGCTCCGTCTACTGGTTCCACCACGAGTCCGGCCGGTACATGGTCGACAGCTGGGACGACCGGTCCACGCCCCCGTACGTCAACAACGAAGCGGCAGGTGAGAAATGA